The Impatiens glandulifera chromosome 8, dImpGla2.1, whole genome shotgun sequence genome includes a window with the following:
- the LOC124913339 gene encoding uncharacterized protein LOC124913339 codes for MAPGINRSTKLIKKRRKKNRILKNFVNYLNSNSYMYDPIVSSQIINCPPPTTETTCSETKKSVKRNKNLLKKIVEYLKSDSFMYAPLLSPPLPSDHDEATVRTSHEGRLSQFLSLYFFILFLKRQLYRQRRRQDLKVTRAKLF; via the exons ATGGCTCCGGGTATAAATCGTAGCACGAAACTGATCAAGAAGCGCAGGAAGAAGAACAGGATATTGAAGAATTTCGTCAATTACCTCAACTCCAACTCTTACATGTACGACCCTATCGTCTCTTCTCAGATAATCAATTGTCCACCACCCACAACGGAGACTACTTGTTCCG AAACCAAGAAATCTGTAAAGAGAAACAAAAATTTGCTGAAGAAGATTGTGGAGTATCTGAAATCTGATTCATTCATGTATGCTCCTCTTTTATCTCCTCCTCTTCCTTCTGATCATGATGAGGCCACTGTTAGAACTTCTCATGAAGGTAGACTTTCTCAGTTTCTCTCCCTCTActtctttattttgtttctcaAGAGACAACTATATAGGCAGAGAAGGAGACAGGATTTGAAAGTTACCCGGgctaaattgttttaa
- the LOC124911983 gene encoding stress-associated endoplasmic reticulum protein 2-like has translation MTTSRRLADRKVEKFDKNIKRRGAVPETTAKKGNSYPVGPVVLGFFIFVVIGSSLFQIIRTATTGAIS, from the exons ATG ACAACTTCAAGGCGTCTAGCTGATAGGAAGGTGGAGAAGTTTGACAAGAACATCAAGAGGAGAGGGGCAGTGCCTGAAACGACAGCAAAGAAAGGAAACTCTTACCCGGTTGGACCTGTTGTTCTTGGCTTCTTCATATTTGTGGTCATTGGATCTT CTTTGTTTCAGATAATCAGGACGGCAACAACTGGAGCCATATCTTGA